Part of the Zingiber officinale cultivar Zhangliang chromosome 6A, Zo_v1.1, whole genome shotgun sequence genome, atagggtaccaaaaaaaaaaatctaagggtaactttaaGAAAGTTAAGTCATTTAACAAAAACAAAATTATGAATTTATAAGGTTAAAATGACTTAAAAAGAATTTGATGAATCTTAAACACAAGTCTAAGagaaaaaattgaaattgaaagccTTAAAATAACTTtggaaatcttgaaatattttcttaaaaatgtatagagcatgcattttgacaaaagaaaatacattttcaagatttataatttaaaaattctaaaaaatatatatttagataaataactcaaaaaaatattagaaaaattttcttagttAGCAGGGATAACTCTTGAgaaataattgaaaattttgaataataaaatttaaatattgagatttttctatagatgaatattgaattcctctttctcaaaaaaaaaaaaaaaatgggatcAAATTAGTTTCGAATAATAATTAAACCCAAAATGAATTTTgtagttttaaaaaattcaattgaaAAAAACAACATTAATACAAGTATGATAATGGAATCCAAAATATATTCCTTTCTTCAAgattaataagaaaattttaagtttttgtcaattttctaattttctcattttaatatttaaatctcCATTTTAGTCTATAATAATTTCTAAAGTACGAAGCAGAGAATTTTGAACATGCAGATATTAAAGTTTGTATATGTCCCTTTAACATATCCTTTTCTGTTTTTAGTTTGTCGAACTCCTTTGATCGACAAGCTGTTGCTAgagttccttttaactcattattctttaataattttctattttctatttctgATTTGCCAGAATCTTTCAACAACACTTTTATCAAATTAACCAATTtgtcaggaggtagagaccgttcctgacttatcttgtcgaaTTCTGATGCTCCCCTTGCAGAGCTGCTTTCCTCCGACATTGTTCCCCTTTCATTAATGCTCTCAATACTTATTTCTGAAGAACTTTCTTTATTTTCATGTAGGTACTCGGCTATGAGAGCAGTTTCGGTAGTTTCCTCATTTTCTGCTTCTGATGACGACTCGGGGgttcatcgaggagttggattcaactacttttggttcttcgtagagctttaagaacttttctcaaagttcttttgcacttttgtaTTTTCCAACTCTGTCGAGATCCTGGGCAGGTAGAAGGCGgaactcagccttaccatttgccataaaATTATTACGTTGTTCctcagtccattgatgctcctcaagttaTTCTCCATCTTTGCTTTTGGGCATTTCAAAATCATACTCAATTGTTAGATAAATATtaaaatcggttttaaaataaacctccatTCAACGTCTCTAAAaagcgaagtccccctcgaatactggtgggtagatgctagcttCGACCATCATCTTTTCTTCGAtcgacagttagtcctcctgaagcgtcctggctctgacaccgcttgttaggacccttggcggccgatTAGAGGGGGGAGAATAGCCCTTGCACGaattaagcaaataaaaacctttctcaaacaaataacttaattaaaatagcacttgcatataagaaatactaaaaagactaaaagacagaggcacatatgtttacttgattacaatcggggaggttgttaatccaagtcaGATGAAGTCACACTATTTTCTCCTTCAGGCTGAGAAACCTCTTTATAGCAATGAAAACATAGAAAGACGAAGCTAAACAGAAAAAgaagtgtgtacaagtgttgcttaGATATTTCTTATTCTagttagcttctgggagcagagTTGTTTATATATCTctgctcggggtgcctggaaggattCCAGACACCTAGAAtgggataatattttatcccTGACACAACGATATGTGCCACATTGAATTTGACTAAGAATTgggttccgggcgtccggaaTCATTCTGGACGCCCCGACtcggtccaggcgccccggaTCAGATTTCATGTTATGAGGTTGTACAAGGTCTCcagattgaatcgatcggccccACGGAAATTTCTCACCATCCGCTAGgataaatcaaaaaaatatacatgtctgatgaatttttttttttaataatacatCGCTACTGAATGCCAAACTTTATATCCCTCATATGTGACACACGATCCAAGGGGTCTCTTGCCCGTCTCGAAAATATTATTAGAGGGTGTGATATAGAATTACCGCTTCTAGTAACTAAATAActgattaaaaatttgaaattaaaattaatataatcttGAGCTATTAAAGTTATAAATTATATCCGATTCatcttaaaataataataataataataataataataataataataataattattattattattattattattattataagaaATAAATATGTTATAGGTATATTTTGATCCTATATGGGAAGACAATTTTATTCAAATCATTCGATTTGGAGGGCTCGAGAATCCAAGGAACTTTGtcttataaaatattaatttacctTTTTATACCCAATATTAACTTAATATTAACATAATACGGATAAATACTATATTTGATCTTAGCTAAATtgactaagaaaaatatattttctaatattacTGATCCAAAATGTTTATCAAAACTTTTTCACTTGTCAATCCTAAGATATGAGATCAAATAGAACTATGACAAtacaattttttataaaaaaataaaaaaaattattaataaattttaaaattatttttagtatgaaaaaatagatattaatataattttattttgactttcatctagattaattagtaaaaagtttaaattctctaatatatatgtgtctatataatatgttttgatttaataatgataagttggatgtaaagataaaaattaagaatattaaaaatatctaattcttTTGTGTTTATGATTATGagtatgaaaataaatatatgattTTTATGATATAGAGACGTTGGATATAAAATTCCTCCATGAATTGCAATCCCTAATCTCTATCTATATATAAATAAGAATATAATAATGTTTGATTGTGTTTTCGGAAAGAAAGGTCAGaaggaataaataaatatatataaaataataattgtATTATAATTACTTTTTCATAACCTCAAATACgtaaaattttagattttaaagagaaaagaaTAAGGTGAATATTTTCTTACGAAACTCAAaatctaatttgcaaaaattaaaatatcattaGGAAATGAATTGGAAAGAGATGGAATTTCATATTCTCCATCCCTATCCCAATTTATCATATTCATCTCCTATTTCAAGGATACGTAATATTTTTGATGTAATGATCaagaatcaatttttaaaatttgatgaTATAAAATTTATTCCATCATACGTATAAgacattaaaaaattattaaaataatggatatattatttttattatatccATCTCCACTTCTATACTAACTGAAGGATCTATCTCTACTCTactcaaatattttattactatGTACAAATTAAACAACTGTtagtgaattttaaattttatttagaatttaAGAAAAGAAATCATtctttaatatataaataaattaatatattataatttaattagttatttgtatattataatttaattagttatTTGAGTCGAGCAGGTCTAAAATTCTATTAGACGTGTTTACATATCTAATCTAAAAATAATTACTCGATTATTTAATTGGAAAAAAATCTCTTTATTCTTATCTGTTTGAGTTGGATATTAAATGggaggatttttttaaaaatagtattaactaatataaaatatttgtatTATAATAATTACGATTCATAATTTAAAATACTATAATATTGATTAGATAAGTATGTCAGTTAATTTATAATTATCACAAGATAACATTATTAGTGTGATTTAAATTGAAGTATTTTTATTacaataattataaattataattgagcgtcaaaattttttatttctgtCCGAGTCTGTCGAATCCTATCCAAGGCCATAAAAAGATAAGAATCTCCTCCCATCGGATTCCATTTcaacaattataaaatatttacccATATCAAaacattatcattttttttaaaaaataaataatattttttggatCCCCACAGGAAACTGACACAGGCGGTGTCGGGCCATAGCATCCTAGGCTTCTCCTCACGCGTCCGGCCCTACTCACCCAATTTTCCTATAGATCAAATACAATATTTATTTCCAATTATTATTTCAATAAATAATTAAAcaccctttttatttttatttttatttttatttttatttttatttttccttctctCTATCATGTtcgatttaaaattttgaaaatttccgTAAAAACACAAACCCACCTCCGCGATCACCGGCGCGGCGGCCCCGCCGAGCGCCCACAACTGCACGTCCGGCGAATCAGAGCGCTCCGCGTGTCCGTGCTACCCCTGTTGGTTCCGGATTTCGGGTCCCGGTTTCGCCCTTCCTTATTCCTTTTCTCGCTTTTGCTTAATCTCTCATCGAATCGGAAGGTTTGCTTCGTGAGTCTGATGCTGGCGAACACATCAGCGGCTTTCAGGATTTGTGGAATGTTCCTTTGATACCGGCGAGCGGATCTGGTGCGGTCGTGTTGCAGAGCGAGGCATCGGTGGAGCTGCGAGTCGAAGCTTGTCGCTTTCGTAAGTTTCAGGGCCATCTAGTCTCCGAAAGAGGGTTTTCGTTTGCTTTGTTGATCTTTTCCTAATGATCTTTATTTTCATGGATGTCAGTGTTGGTTTCATCGATTTTTTCGATAGGGTTGAATCGTCAAACAGAGAGGTTAGTGGCAAAGCTTTAACATAGTGTTTCTACTTCCTGGTAGCTTCGTTAGAATGAAAAACTTGCCTTTCTATTGTGGTTTCGCTTGTTGAATGGCCGCGGTTACTGCCAGATTTTGCCTTAACAGAATTTGATGGTTATTTTTGTTGTATTCATTAGTTTAGTCCTCCCAAACGTTGGCAATACCATTTTGATTGAGAAAAGAATTTCAGATACTTTGTTAAGGTCCTGCTTTAATACTTATAATATAACTTCAAACGGAAACAACAAATCTCATATAATATATTTATGCTGTTTGAATTTTCTCGATTATCTTTGCTGTAAGAACTTTGAAGTTAGCTaccttatttatataaaaaagaaACATTTATTTCTGACGTTCAGACGATCGTTTTTAGTAAAGTTAGATCtaactggattttttttttccctctttaATTTCCTAAACTTGAAAACAGAGAAAGGTTGGTCATATTTTGGTACATGCATTTCCATGAGTCCAGAATTAATGTCATTCAAGCCAAAAAGGAAGACAAAGAATGCGAGAAACAAGTACTTGAATGCTGGCTCACTTGATCTGTTCAGTTGCAGCAGGACTaccaccagaaattccacagatgTTAGTAAGAGAAAGTTATTGTTGGAGTCTAAAAAGGGGGGAGAAACAAATGAACTACATCATCAGGAGGCCGTCCAAAATAGTATCCTTTCTCCAATTAAGGAGTTTCAGACAGCAGCTGAAGTTAATATGCTGCACAGACAGCCTCAAACACCAAAAACACCAAAAGCTGTAAATCCCAAGGGTTTGTCAAGACTTGAGTCACTGCCTATGGATCTTCTGGTGAATAATGGCTACAAATTGAATTGATCTTTGGTtgtattaattttataaaatattgttTATATATATGGATGGATGCATGTATTTTCTCTTTGAGTAATTTCTTTGCAAATTTAATTACCATTCTGCTTTCCTTTTGAAAGGTTAAAATCCTGTGCTACTTGCATCATGATCAGTTAGGAGCTGTTTTCCATGTTTCCCAGCGGATTAGAGGAGCTGTAAGttacctttttcttcttctttatttctAAGCTGACTAAATTAGGCTGTCAAATAATGGAGAAACTTACAattaagaaaagtaaaaaaaaatgttaaatggTTGCTTTCCCACCTACCTTAAAAGGTAATGATTTATTCTCATAGGATTCCTAAATTCATTCGAAACTTTTAACCGACTATGCTTTGCTCAGAGAGAGTAATATATTTTGGCAATTTATTTACAAATTCTCTTTTTTTATCAGTAGTCCTGAACTTAAAATCTTCTGCACCTGATGATAAGACAGACCCTGCTGAAATTGTCAGAATTTTAAACTCTGATCCTGGTTAGAATACTATTAGCAAGTAAATTTTGCAGGTTCCTGACTATTGGCCTTAAGCACCTTCTCTAGTTTCTGTCTTTCCTTTCCTTTGTGCTCCCCTATTTTCTTACTGGATTCACTGCCGTAATGAAATAATTAAGAGACTTCTTCTAAGTGATCCTTAACTTCTTCAATAGCGTGTGCATAATTTTGtttgatttgaagaaatttttGTTCTTATTTATGATGATGAGCAATGGTCAAGCCCAATGAAATTGCCTATTTAAACTTTGAATAATTATCCCTATTAGTTGGTGGGACAAACAGAAATGGATAATGATGATTCTGATGGTGATTTTACAAACTATTTCAAATCGTCTGCAGcttctgtttttttttccctGTTTCACCTCTTTTATCATTCGTAGTTTATGTTTGTGCACATTCGTGGGCAGTCTTCTTGTGCATAATTCTCATAGCGTTTGGTTAGCAATATACATTATTTTTGTTAACAATGACAAATGATAATGAACCAGTGCATTATTCTCATAGCGTTTGATTAGCCTTATTCACTATTTTTGCAACAATAACAGAAATGTTGACAAACCAACGTTGTGCTTGAACCAGGTCCTTTCAGCTAGACAACAACATTTTGACTACACTACTCCTGACAGATCTAGGCAAGAGTTGCTTAGGACTAAAACTCCTGCTCCTACGGAGCATTGGCAATTCATGAGGTCAAAAGAATTAGCA contains:
- the LOC121996784 gene encoding F-box protein At4g35930-like; translated protein: MSPELMSFKPKRKTKNARNKYLNAGSLDLFSCSRTTTRNSTDVSKRKLLLESKKGGETNELHHQEAVQNSILSPIKEFQTAAEVNMLHRQPQTPKTPKAVNPKGLSRLESLPMDLLVKILCYLHHDQLGAVFHVSQRIRGAVLSARQQHFDYTTPDRSRQELLRTKTPAPTEHWQFMSMENGRIIQMASPHTPKAPRHGPRPSHLHTMDMKQISAVLFQESSLHGRRKPPGLPRPAWKSVAPTRVLLYEDELCQAVAHNKLL